A segment of the Echinicola strongylocentroti genome:
TTCCTTGTAGCGGGATTCCAGGATTTCGGCTTTTTCCAATTGATCGATCTGTTCGAAGATGTTCTCTAGGGCCTTGTCATCTGAAGCCCTGAAAAACTGCCCTTTTCCGATCCTTGCCAAGTCCCTCAGGGTAGTCTCATTCAGGTAGGATTCTACCATTTGTGGCCTTCCGAAGAAATCAGTGCCATAAGGAACCATACCATCTTTTCCCACAGCAATGGTGTAGATTTTAATGTCCATGGCTTCTGCCAGCTCTGCTGCAAACACTGGGTCGACATTCCCGGCATTATTGTCCCCGTCACTGAGGAGGACCATTACCTTGGACTTGGAGTCGGATTCCCGCATACGGTTAGTAGCAGTGGCGACGGCACTGCCGATAGCGGTACCTTTGGCGTCCATCATGTCGAAGGAAATATCGTCAATAAGATCGGTGAGCAGTTCATAGTCAGTGGTCAGCGGTGCCAGCGAAAATGCTTCGCCTGCAAAGATCACCATACCGATCCGGTCACCAAAGCGGCCATTGATAAAGTCAATGGCGGTGGATTTGGCGGCTTCTAGCCTGTTGGGTTCGAAGTCCTGCAAGTCCATGGATTCAGAGATGTCCATGACCAACATGATATCGATGCCCTCTGTGGATTGTTCCACTTTTTCATTGGAGCGCTGGGGCCGCGCCAGCGCGATGATCACCATTCCTAATGCCAACATGAAAAACAAGGTAGGCACAAGCCGCAAATAGGTCCACGGGTTGCTGTTGGAGACTTTTCCAGGCAGGGATAGTTCTAGGGATGGGTTTTTAAGGAATTTGGTAAACTTCCTTATCAGTAGGATCAATGGGACAATCCATAACAGGTGTAGCACCCATGGGTTTTTCCATTCGTAGGTGCGGAAGGTTTCCGGTAAAAACCAACTCCATGAAAACCACTCGATGATACTATTTGCGTTCATGGATATCTTTTACTTTTTGGTTGTACATGTTCACACAGACAGCTTTTAGCTTATCGGCAGTGGCCACAATGTCCTCTGCCGGCCTGTTGGCATAGATGATGATTTCGATCTTTCTGAAGTCATTTACTAGTGCTGGCTGCTCCAGGTATTCGGCGATTTCTGTCGCTGTCCACTCCTTGTAGGGTTTGCCGGTGAGCTGTTCCATATAATCCCTCCATAGCCAAAGCACTTCTTCGGCTGTCTGCAGCGAAGGAGCAGATTGTAGTGACTGAATGGAGGTGTCCCATTTTTTGAGGAAGGTGTTATGTTGTTTTTTCAGACGTCCGGCAGCCCATCGTTGCTGGATTTTCTTTCCAAACAGCAATAAAACAGCTATGCCAATTACCAAGACGATTCCTAAGAAAATCAGCAAATAAGGATAATTGAATTCCTTTTCGATCGGCATGTACTTATCGTTGTCCTTAAAGGTAAGGTCCTCTGGCAGCGGGTCAATCGTAAGTTGAAGTGCCAATTCATCTTGGGATGGATAATGAACGATGCTGTCGTATTTGAGGATTTCGAATACCGGCAAGGCATATGTTTTTACAGAATCCAGTGAGAAGTTGGAAAGAAAGTAGATCGCACTGTCCTGCGTGATGCTGTCAGGAGTATAGGAGCTAAAGGTCTGTTTTTCCAAGAAGGAAAAATCCCTGTACTGAAAAGAGGAGTCTGGAAATACGATGTTCATTTCCGAAGGGTATTCGGCTTTCAATACGTATCCGACGCGTTCTCCCAGTTTAGCAGAATCCTGCATAAAATACCCTTCCACTTTGAGTCCTGGGGGCTGGTCTTGCGCCCGTCCCTGTACGGGTAGGGAAAGGCTGAGGACTGCAAATAAATAACCTAAGATAAATACGTTGATGTTACCCACGTTTCATGGATTTATTTCTATACCTAAACAATTCTATTAGAGGAAGTACGATATCCTCATGGGTGTCTATTGGAAGATAATTGATTTGGTTTTTCTTGCATAGTTCTTTTAATGTATCTCTTTCTGCCGAAAAGGTTTCGGAAATTTTACGTGAAAAGCTGCCAAAAGCAGTGTTGACCCAAGTGGTCTTGCCTTCTTCCTTGTCAAATACGGGGATGATGCCCAGTGCAGGCAATGCCGACTCACGTGGATCGGTCACCTGGATGGCTACCACATCGTGTTTTTCGCCCATGGCTTTTAGTGATCGCTGGTAATTCTCATCAATAAAATCCGAGATGATGATGATAATGCTGCGTTTTTTGATCAAGTTGAGGGCAAACGAAAACATTTCATTGAGATCTGTTTTCAGTGATTTGTTTTCGTGGTTAAAAATCCCCCTGATCACCTTTACTCCTTGTCTAGGGCCTTTGCCGGGAAGGATTATCTTTTCTTTTTGGTCAGAAAAGGAAATGAGCCCTACTTGACTGCCTTCGTGAATGGCCGCCAGGGTAAGTACACCTGCAATTTCTTTGCCCAAGTCGATTTTTTTGCGGCGCTCATCACCGATGTCCTGGGATCCGGAGATATCCAAAAGAAAATAAACCGACTGATCTTTATCTTCTCGGAATGTTTTTACGAATGTTCCATGGCCTTTGGCGGACACTTTCCACTCGATCGTGCGGATATCATCCCCATACTGATAGGGCCTAAGGTCGTCAAATTCTAGGCCTGAACCTTTAAATATAGACTGATAATCCCCTTGAAGGTGGTTGTTGGCCACTTTCCGGATCATTATTTCGTATTTCCTGAGTTTTTTCAGCAGTTGATTCATGGGCGGTTTTATTCCGAAGGCCTAAATTTAATGGACTCCTTTGAATAATAAAACGAGTATTGACTAACATATTACCTAAATTTCAACGGAAATGGCTAATTTTGAATTGTGAAAAAGGCAATATTCTTCTTCGTTTTTGTGATTGGGGTCGTTTCATGTAGTGATGACAAGGCCCCTAAATACCTGCTGTCCGAGGATGAGATGGTGGGGATAATGGTCGATATCCACATGGCTGAAGGCATGGCCAGTTCATTGCCCGTTTCCTATGACTCCTCCAAAAAATTGTACCCGCTTTTTGAAAGCCGTGTTTTTGAAGAGCATCAAGTGGCCGACACCACTTACACAAAGAGTCTGGAGTATTATTTGAGGGATACCGAAATGATGAAGGAACTGTATAGCCGCGTGATTGATTCACTGAATGTGAAGGAGAAAATCGGACAGGAAGATGATAAATGAGCTGGGCTATCCCAATTCCAGTAACCGATAATTGCGGTTCATTGACCAGCGTCCTATATCAGTAAAAGGAGGATTTTCCTAGCTGATGGCTTTTAGAGCCAACTATCGAATAACTATTAGCGAATAACCAATTCTAACGTATGCAATATCCGGATAATCTTGAAGCCAAGATTAATTTCGATAAAATAAAAGAGTGGATCAGGGAGGAGTGTAGCAGTGCGCTGGGAACAGCAATGGTGGATAAGGTGGGCTTTTCCAGTGATATAAACCTGCTAAACAAGCTATTGGACCAAACGGAAGAATTTCGCCAGATATTGATCTCTGGGGAGCTTTTCCCATCCTCCAATTACCTGAATATATATCCCTACCTTGAAAAGGCAAAAATAGAGGGGACGTTCTTGTATGAGGATGACTTTCACGAGATCAAGCTTTCTCTGATTACCCTCAAGGAGTGTGTCGATTTTTTTAGCAGAAATCAAGAAGAATATCCCCAATTGTTCCAGTTGATCGGAATGGTGGCACTCGACAATACCCTGTTACGGGCAATCGAACGGGTGCTGAACGATAAGGGCAAAATCAAGGACAATGCCACGCGGGAGCTCGGCCTGATCCGTGGACAGATCATCTATGAGGAAAATCGTCTAAGAAAAGTCTTGGACAGGATTTTCCGAGAAGCCAAGGGAAAGGGACTGACGCCCGATGACGCATCCATTACCATCCGCGGTGGGCGAATGGTCATGCCCGTTTTGGCCGAAAACAAACGAAAAATCAAAGGCTTTGTCCATGATGAATCGGCTACTGGGCAGACGGTATTTCTAGAACCTGCAGAGGTGCTGGATATCAATAATGAGCTGAAGGAGCTGGAGTACATGGAGCGTAGGGAGGTGCAGAAAATACTGATGCAGCTCACCGATACATTGAGACCATTTATTCCTGAACTGAAAAGTGCCTACAAATTTTTGGGCATGGTGGACTTTATCCGGGCCAAGGCACGACTGGCACTGAAGATGGATGCCAGCAAGCCCACTTTACAGAAGGAGAAAATCATCGAATGGTACAATGCCCGCCACCCTGTGCTCCAACATGCGCTAAAACAGCAGAGCCGGGCGATTGTTCCGCTAAACATTCATTTGGATCACAATAGTCGCTTACTGGTGATTTCTGGGCCCAATGCGGGCGGTAAATCCGTTACATTGAAAACGGTGTCATTGGTCCAGTATATGCTTCAGTGTGGCTTGTTGGTGCCCATGGATCCGCATTCAAAATGTACTGTTTTTCATCATTTCTTTATAGATATTGGGGATGAGCAGAATATCGAGAATGACCTGAGTACCTACAGCTCCCACTTGATGAGCATGAAGTATTTTACGCAGTTTGCCGATAAGAAAACCATTTTTTTTATCGATGAATTTGGCACAGGTACGGAGCCGCAGTTTGGGGGAGCGATAGCAGAATCCATTTTGCTGGCCCTGAATAAATCCGGTGCCTACGGGATCGTTACGACCCACTATGGTAACCTGAAGCAGATTGCAGCCAAAAACCAAGGCATGACCAATGGTGCGATGCGCTTTGATATTGATAAATTGGAGCCGCTCTACCAGTTGGACATTGGTAAGCCGGGGAGCTCATTTGCGCTGGAAATAGCCACTAAGATCGGTATTCAGAAGGATATCATCAGCTATGCCAAGGCACAGATCGGTGATGAGCGGGTTCGGTACGATAAACTCCTCAATAAGTTGGAATCTGAAAAAAACAAGTACGAGCAATTGGTGCTGGAATCACAGCGTAAGGAAAGGCTACTGACACAGCGGCTCAAAGAGTACAGTGAGCTAAAGGAAACCGTCGATAATAATAAAAAGCAGCTGATCCAGCAAGCCAAGCTGGAAGCCAAAGCGATCCTGGACGGAGCCAATCAAAAGATAGAGGAGACCATTCGCTCCATCAAGGAAAACAAAGCCGAAAAAGAGGCTACCAAAAAGCTTCGTAAGGACCTAGAGCAGCATAAGGCGACCGTAAAGCCGGATAAGTCCATCAAGCCAAAGATGGCGGAGGAAATAAAAGTGGTGGGCGGAGCCATAGAAGTAGGGGATTATGTGCGGTTAAAGGATAATGGAGCCGTAGCAGAAGTCTTGGCTATCCGAAATAAGGATGTGGAAATCAGCATCGGTGATCTGAAATCCAATGTCAAGCTCAGCAGGCTGGAAAAAGTCTCTAGGACGGCGATGAAAAAGGAAAAGAAGACGATCGCAGCAAGGTCTACTTTTGATACTACGTCTAAGATGCAGCAATATTCGCCTAATTTGGACCTGAGAGGAAAACGGGGGGAAGAAATCCTGCCCATAGTCCAGAATTTTGTGGACGAGGGCCATATGCTTGGTGTAAAAGACCTCAGGATCGTTCATGGCAAAGGCGACGGTATACTGCGCGAAATCACCAGAAACCTGTTACGGGATATGCCATCTGTAGCGAAGTATGAAGACGAGCACCCAGACCGCGGTGGTGCAGGGGTGACCTTGGTGACGTTAAAGTGATTTTTGATCTCACCCTATGGGCCGGGATGATCCTAATGTAAGGCAATCAACCGTAAAGTGTCCATGGGGCAAAAAGATGACGCATGGTGGTTTTGATAAGAAAGCCAATTATGGTGTTGGAAGCTTGTAGGCCTGCCTTGCCAGTAATTCCCAAGAATCCCCACTGTCCCTCCATATCATCATGACGCCTATCTTGACATTGCCTGGGTTGCCGTTATCATTGGTTTTTGCTACAAGGATATGGCGTGCGATTCCGATATTGTCCACTACTTCATAGGATTGGTCGTTCAGGTTGATGGTTTCAAAATCAGACTCCCCTGTTAGCAGTGAACCAATAAAAGTTGCTTGGTCTTCAATTCGTCCACTTGAATGGCCATAGGAAAGTTTCTTGTGTGTAATCCTTTCTAACTTGGCTTCATCTGGATTGATCATCAGCTGGGTGAGCTCTTGGACGGCATTGACAAGTTTAATTGAATTTTGGGACTGAGCACTTCCATTTACGGAAAGGGCAAAAAGCAACAGGACGAGTGACCACCATTTTTTCATAGACTTGTTTATTTTTTCTTCAACATAAATACATAATCGCCAGCGAGTGCACTGACCCTTCCAGCAACTGGACTGGGCACGTTAAACTCCAAGCGGAGATTGCTTCCTTGCCCTGAAAAGGGGATTTCTTCCCTCGCAGCAGGCTGAGAACCACTTAGCATGATTTTGTCAAAATTACTCCCTTCGAATGACCAAGTGCCACTTTCATCAAAAAGCAGGTTGCTATTGGACGTGGTGTAAGCTTTGTTGTCGTTTGATGAGGAGAAGGTGATTTCAAAATCAATAAAGTCGGAAGTGGCATTCTGTCCTTTATGGGTGACTGAGCCTTCTGCTCCAACGATCCAAGTCTGAGTGCCTTCTCCTGTCAGTTTTTCCAGGGCCAGTTGTTCTTTGGATTTGGAGGGGCTTGGTTCGTCCTCACCACCACAAGATAAAAACAGTAGAATAGAAAAGGAAGCAAAAAGGCAATAGTACAGCCGTTTCATA
Coding sequences within it:
- a CDS encoding endonuclease MutS2, whose product is MQYPDNLEAKINFDKIKEWIREECSSALGTAMVDKVGFSSDINLLNKLLDQTEEFRQILISGELFPSSNYLNIYPYLEKAKIEGTFLYEDDFHEIKLSLITLKECVDFFSRNQEEYPQLFQLIGMVALDNTLLRAIERVLNDKGKIKDNATRELGLIRGQIIYEENRLRKVLDRIFREAKGKGLTPDDASITIRGGRMVMPVLAENKRKIKGFVHDESATGQTVFLEPAEVLDINNELKELEYMERREVQKILMQLTDTLRPFIPELKSAYKFLGMVDFIRAKARLALKMDASKPTLQKEKIIEWYNARHPVLQHALKQQSRAIVPLNIHLDHNSRLLVISGPNAGGKSVTLKTVSLVQYMLQCGLLVPMDPHSKCTVFHHFFIDIGDEQNIENDLSTYSSHLMSMKYFTQFADKKTIFFIDEFGTGTEPQFGGAIAESILLALNKSGAYGIVTTHYGNLKQIAAKNQGMTNGAMRFDIDKLEPLYQLDIGKPGSSFALEIATKIGIQKDIISYAKAQIGDERVRYDKLLNKLESEKNKYEQLVLESQRKERLLTQRLKEYSELKETVDNNKKQLIQQAKLEAKAILDGANQKIEETIRSIKENKAEKEATKKLRKDLEQHKATVKPDKSIKPKMAEEIKVVGGAIEVGDYVRLKDNGAVAEVLAIRNKDVEISIGDLKSNVKLSRLEKVSRTAMKKEKKTIAARSTFDTTSKMQQYSPNLDLRGKRGEEILPIVQNFVDEGHMLGVKDLRIVHGKGDGILREITRNLLRDMPSVAKYEDEHPDRGGAGVTLVTLK
- a CDS encoding DUF58 domain-containing protein → MNQLLKKLRKYEIMIRKVANNHLQGDYQSIFKGSGLEFDDLRPYQYGDDIRTIEWKVSAKGHGTFVKTFREDKDQSVYFLLDISGSQDIGDERRKKIDLGKEIAGVLTLAAIHEGSQVGLISFSDQKEKIILPGKGPRQGVKVIRGIFNHENKSLKTDLNEMFSFALNLIKKRSIIIIISDFIDENYQRSLKAMGEKHDVVAIQVTDPRESALPALGIIPVFDKEEGKTTWVNTAFGSFSRKISETFSAERDTLKELCKKNQINYLPIDTHEDIVLPLIELFRYRNKSMKRG
- a CDS encoding vWA domain-containing protein, with the protein product MNANSIIEWFSWSWFLPETFRTYEWKNPWVLHLLWIVPLILLIRKFTKFLKNPSLELSLPGKVSNSNPWTYLRLVPTLFFMLALGMVIIALARPQRSNEKVEQSTEGIDIMLVMDISESMDLQDFEPNRLEAAKSTAIDFINGRFGDRIGMVIFAGEAFSLAPLTTDYELLTDLIDDISFDMMDAKGTAIGSAVATATNRMRESDSKSKVMVLLSDGDNNAGNVDPVFAAELAEAMDIKIYTIAVGKDGMVPYGTDFFGRPQMVESYLNETTLRDLARIGKGQFFRASDDKALENIFEQIDQLEKAEILESRYKETQDFYRPYLFLGIIFFFIWLGLKSTFVNNFLLD
- a CDS encoding DUF4296 domain-containing protein codes for the protein MKKAIFFFVFVIGVVSCSDDKAPKYLLSEDEMVGIMVDIHMAEGMASSLPVSYDSSKKLYPLFESRVFEEHQVADTTYTKSLEYYLRDTEMMKELYSRVIDSLNVKEKIGQEDDK
- a CDS encoding nuclear transport factor 2 family protein, whose translation is MKKWWSLVLLLFALSVNGSAQSQNSIKLVNAVQELTQLMINPDEAKLERITHKKLSYGHSSGRIEDQATFIGSLLTGESDFETINLNDQSYEVVDNIGIARHILVAKTNDNGNPGNVKIGVMMIWRDSGDSWELLARQAYKLPTP